Genomic window (Argopecten irradians isolate NY chromosome 2, Ai_NY, whole genome shotgun sequence):
ATCAGTTTTGGATATATTTTGTTAGGGTCCTGATAGCTAGTCCTTCAACTACATCCCTTTTGACTTACTTGGAGACCTCCATGCTGTGTTGTCGGAGGGTGTTAGTCTTTACTTGGTTGTTACTTTGTACTAATTGAACCATCATCTCTGACAGGTCTGGTTGTAACAGCATGTCGGGTCCTTATCCCAGACGAGGTAAGTCCTAGAtatcaacatttttaaaaaaaagtgtaAAAAAGATACCCTACAGCTGGAGTagttttgaatatataatttaactTTCTCAACATTTCAcagatcaaattttcacaatcatACCAATGTCCcacaaaatcatgaaaattcatCATCACAAAATAACTAGCGATACAATATTCTTTTTATAATGCCAGATTATTCATAGCCTTTAACTACTCCAACTACTCTCAACTATTCTTTTAAAACGGTTAAAACTTGCTTTTATGAAAAGTATAatgttacgctcgcaaatacGTACATGaggtcacaatcaataccacaagagcagataactcagtaatatgcaCATGCTGAATAAATTGTGTAGTGATGTAACATTTTTGTTAATGTGAAGCCTAACCATGATTTCTCTACAGCACATGGTGTACTGTCCAGAAGTACTGATGAGGAACATCCTCTCCCATATCCACTATATCCCTGACTACTGGAAGGGAAACGCTCATACCTACAAAGTCAGGGACGAGTTCGCTATCCTCTTCCAGTACAAACTTGTAAGTACCACACATATAGggcatttatatatacataggtTTTATTCAGTTTTACTAAAGGCAGTAAATGGgatattttgttgtatttattgTCTCAAGGAAAACTTGAAAAAGGAATACGAGTCATTGCCAATTTAGTGTTACTAAGTACattatacatgaaataaatCACTTGGCTAAGAATTGAGGATTTAGGCCAGTGCTTAGTTCCAgtatacaaataaatgttttttatggatgatcaatgtttttttaaaatgtattaaaaggATAGAAATTGAACTTAACTTTTCATAGGGGAAAGAATAGGTGGGGAAAGGAAATAAATCGGTGGGagatacaaaatgaaatattggaTACCATAACAGATGTAATTGTAGGTAAAAGTTTTTCTAGAAAGAGTACATTGCAACCAGTGGTTTTGTCATAACTGAAATTCATAGTGAAACATGCTGAGTTATTGATACAATAGATCACTAAAGATGAACATGTCTTTTGATGTAAATCTAACGTGATATTTTGATCTGATTACAGTCCTACCTACTAGAGGAATTAGTTAGTCCCCTTGTGACACCATTCATACTGTGTCTGTCTCTCCGACACAAGTCTCTTGAGATTGTAGACTTCTTCAGGAATTTCACGGTGACCGTTGTTGGTGTAGGAGATGTGTGTTCCTTCGCTCAGATGGACGTGAGGAAACATGGTCATCCCGAGGTGAGTGGTCATTCCCTTATATAAGAGCCAGTGAAGTATCAAAATCCTGCTACTTGTGGACAAAATAAGTAACAATCTGCTCCTTTATCAAGAGACATGGAACACAAATATGGTCatgcaatatataaatatacttgaCAGGGTAGATtaccttgaaaatttgacaagcattttttctacatttaagaaattatatatgtacttcttatttatcatttttttaatttgttttctgtaGATATACATTTTTGATGGAACCAGTGTTATCTGGAATACAGCTGTTGATTTTTGACCTGTATTGTATGCATATTGCTAACTCCCTTGAACATAACAGGAAATATCTTTTCAGACCGATAATAAATTCATAATTGATTTTCTTTAGAAGTTGATAATTTGAATACCTCATTCCTTGTCTACACAGTGGGCTCACAAAGTCGATACAGAGGCTAACCAATATAACCAGGCCGAGGACGGCAAAACAGAGTTATCCCTCATGCATTTCCATGTGAGtacaaattatatacattgtatcattaATGTTTAAAACTACAAGAATACTATCATCCATTGTTGCCTTTCCATGTGAGTACAATGTACACCATTAATCCCTTGTGCAAGAATCTTGGTATTCCTTATGCATTTCCATATGCGTAAAACTCAAATCATACCAATTCTATGTAGAAATGCAAGAATCACTCTTTACAGTTCTTTTGTCAGTCTTCAGTCATTTATTACCAAACAAaggaaaaataataatgatacatACTTATATGTATTATCGTAACTAAAATCATTTAATAGAAATTgttataaaattacataatgCTTTCTAAGACCCTCATACAATTATTACAGGTGAATCATGATACAATGATTaatggttgttttaatataGGACAGGGATATACTGTCACACGATTCTGCCATTCCAGTCACATTagtattgaattatatatatattgtgtaccTTTTTGCTATTTCATGCTATTTTATGTGTCACAGCTAACAAACCCTGAGTGGAAACCACCAAACACAGGTGGAACTTTCATACAGACAGTCCGAGAGGAAGGTAGGGTAGCCTTGAATTACCCgattgctcaattttcattgattaTAAATAGAGAAACTTTAAGTATATGTAATCAATAAAAATGCCATTGAAATgctcaaaattataaaatgatttcttGTTCAATGTTTTGgaatttttttccatattttagtCTGTATTACGCTCTGATAACCTAGCTAAGTTGATAGAAAGGCTAAATCATTTTTTGAGCAAAATTTGCAATTTGACTATTTTTACTTTCTGCTGATAAATATCACCAGTAGTGGTCAGCAAAATCACCATGGCAATAAGCAGATGATATGCTATTATGTTACATATAGTTTTAGAGCTTGAATTGATATCTTTTCAATACCATGTAAGTAGcagttgtatttatttttaagtaatGCTTTGCCTAATGATACATTTTTCAAATCTATTGACTTTCAGTAAATTACCAACAACTGCTAGTTGTTCAGGTTAAGGAGAATTAATGTTTATGTAATTCactgttttaaatttttaaaaagattGATACTATTTTGTCTTGTTTATTCTTTTTGTAGCCCAAAAAGAGATGTCCTCCCTGGGTACAGCTCAGTCTGAAATGCCTGGTGTGATACAGGGAATGTTTAACTCACACTTGCCGAGTCTTGGACTGCTTCCCAGCACACTCAACCAAGGAATGGGGGTAGGCGTTATTCATATAGGACAGGGGTATCTTAAATGGTATAGCGGATGATTTTCACAATCTGGACTAGAAACAAGAAAATTAAACTGAagcaattttaaaatttggctttaaggatatatgtaattaattcaTTTCTTAATTTCCTGTGGGTTGTCATCTTCAACTTTTGTGATCAAAGCAATATCATGTAAaaccacaaaacaaaacaaaaaacaaaaaaaccccaCAATCAAACAAAAACTGGGAATAGGGAATGGTAAGATACATTGACTCTACAATATGTGGTGGAAGGCAAAGATAACTTGTGTTTGTGTTGCATGTACATATTGGAAGGTGAAAGTCTGTTTTAGAATTATTAAGTAActttaaatgtacatatataaggtTCTAAAAATATTAAGTGACAACGTTTGAACTGTTTTCTTACAATCAGTTAATTTAAAACATGTAAcagaatattaattttaaaaaggtATATATTTTGCATTGTGTTAGTGTCATTAAGGTCTCTTACTATTCTTTGCAGTACAACAGTTTAGCATCAAGCGTAGCTATGCAGAGTACCTTGTATTCCCCAACTACAGCATCTGCTGCCCCTTCTGGAGCCTCTGGGGGCCATGGTCTACACCATAGACTTAAGGGAGGTATATCCCAAATTGAGGGGCCAATAGGAGGGGGAAATTATGGACTATTAAGTAGTATGACAAGCTCTGGCAGTTTACATGGTAGTGGTATAGGCATTATCCCACACAGTGGTCAACCTCGTGTGGACGAAGGCACCCTAGAGATGATGTCACACGACATGAATTTTAGTGCGTTGTACTTACATGACCTTAAATTCAAAAAGTCACGAGGTCAAAGTGGAGGTGAGGATATTCGTACACGTGGTGTATGGCATAGACAGGACAGTAATCAGCCACACGTTCCCATGGCTCACATACAGGAGACCGGGCTGGAGGTGAGTCAGGACATGTTACAGCCATCTACTGCTGCTGAGGAGAATGAACAATCTTTACCACACTTGTCTGGTCAGGCTAGGGGAGATAGCTACCATCCTCTGGAATAATGTTTCTTCACTGATACAAAACTTCACATCTGTCTGGTCAGGCTAGGGGAGATAGCTACCATCCTCTGGAATAATGTTCTTCACTGATACAAAACTTCACATCTGTCTGGTCAGGCTAGAGGAGAAAGCTTCCATCCATTGGAATAATGTCTGTTATACTTTGTCAGACTAGGGAATATAACTACTATCCATTGGAATAATGTTTGTTATACTTTGTCagaccaggggagataactactatCCATTGGTATGATGTCTGTTATACTTTGTCAGACCAGGGAAGATAACTACTATCTATTGGAATAATGTCTGTTATACTTTGTCAGACCAGGGAATATAACTACTATCTATTGGAATAATGTCTGTTATACTTTGTCAGACCAGGGAAGATAACTACTATCTATTGGAATAATGAATGTTATACTTGTCAGACCAGGGAATATAACAACTATCCATTGGTATGATGCCTGTTATACTTTGTCagaccaggggagataactactatCTATTGGTATGATGTCTGTTATACTTTGTCAGACCAGGGAAGATAACTACTATCTATTGGAATAATGTCTGTTATACTTTGTCagaccaggggagataactactatCTATTGGAATAATGTCTGTTATACTTTGTCAGACTAGGGAATATAACTACTATCCATTGGAATAATGTCTGTTATACTTTGTCAGACCAGGGAAGATAACTACTATCTATTGGTATGATGTCTGTTATACTTTGTCAGACCAGGGAAGATAACTACTATCTATTGGAATAATGTCTGTTATTCTTTGTCAGACCAGGGAATATAACTACTATCTATTGGAATAATGTCTGTTATACTTTGTCAGACCAGGGAATATAACTACTATCCATTGGAATAATGTTTGTTATACTTTGTCagaccaagggagataactactatCCATTGGTATGATGTCTGTTATACTTTGTCAGACCAGGGAAGATAACTACTATCTATTGGAATAATGTCTTTTATTCTTTGTCAGACCAGGGAATATAACTACTATCTATTGGAATAATGTCTG
Coding sequences:
- the LOC138314982 gene encoding autophagy-related protein 9A-like isoform X2 → MTWHEVQRCLLEVQKEQQMCIHKQELTELDLYHRILRFKNYMVAMVNKSLLPVKFKVPFVGDYAFLSTGLKYNLELILFWGPWSPFENNWKLKEDFRQSHQRKHLAEMLSKRILWIGIANLVLSPLIFLWQILYSFFRYAELIKRQPGILGARRWSNYSRLYLRHFNELDHEYNARLNRGYPAANMYMNIFTSRITIILAKNVAFFAGSILAVLVVLSVYDEDVLSVEHVLTTISLAGLVVTACRVLIPDEHMVYCPEVLMRNILSHIHYIPDYWKGNAHTYKVRDEFAILFQYKLSYLLEELVSPLVTPFILCLSLRHKSLEIVDFFRNFTVTVVGVGDVCSFAQMDVRKHGHPEWAHKVDTEANQYNQAEDGKTELSLMHFHLTNPEWKPPNTGGTFIQTVREEAQKEMSSLGTAQSEMPGVIQGMFNSHLPSLGLLPSTLNQGMGYNSLASSVAMQSTLYSPTTASAAPSGASGGHGLHHRLKGGISQIEGPIGGGNYGLLSSMTSSGSLHGSGIGIIPHSGQPRVDEGTLEMMSHDMNFSALYLHDLKFKKSRGQSGGEDIRTRGVWHRQDSNQPHVPMAHIQETGLEVSQDMLQPSTAAEENEQSLPHLSGQARGDSYHPLE